The following proteins are encoded in a genomic region of Alnus glutinosa chromosome 8, dhAlnGlut1.1, whole genome shotgun sequence:
- the LOC133875364 gene encoding adenine/guanine permease AZG2, whose amino-acid sequence MHASTHREREREREREREMGGELCARLGGGLWRRIAKSWSNMQKGLNDAVSKSFIGKYFKLEARKSCFTKELRAGTATFLTMAYIITVNATIISDSGGTCSVADCTPPAANQTATPDCMFKLEPNAGYQSCLSKTKSDLIVATVLSAMIGSIAMGILANLPLALAPAMGANAYLAYNIVGFHGSGAVSYQTALAVVLVEGCAFFAISAIGLRAKLSKLIPRPVRLASAAGIGLFIAFVGLQVQQGVGLVGPDSSTLVTITACANTNPVTGECNGGKLQSPKFWLGVVGFMITSFGSMKEIKGSMIYGILFVTFISWFRGTSVTNFPNTPLGDNNYNYFKKVVDFHKIKSTAGAISFRNFNRSEVWVALATLFYVDVLSITGTMHTMAEIGGFANDEGGFEGEYLAYLVDAGSTVMASTLGVSTVATYVESSAGIREGGRTGLTAVIVGLYFFISLFFIPLFSSVPPWAIGPSLVMVGVMMMKVVKDIDWNNMKDAAPAFVTMLLMPLTYSIANGIIGGIGLYIALSLYDFVVGSLRWLIKMRRRVVEEQNQVSATVGVDPTVEAV is encoded by the exons ATGCATGCTtccacacacagagagagagagagagagagagagagagagagagagatggggggTGAGCTGTGTGCAAGACTGGGAGGTGGGTTATGGAGAAGGATAGCAAAGTCATGGAGTAACATGCAGAAAGGCCTAAACGATGCCGTCTCAAAGAGCTTCATAGGGAAATACTTCAAGCTAGAAGCAAGAAAGAGCTGTTTTACAAAAGAACTACGTGCAGGCACGGCCACTTTTCTCACCATGGCTTATATCATCACCGTCAATGCCACCATCATCTCCGACTCCGGCGGAACGTGCTCCGTCGCTGACTGCACGCCTCCCGCCGCAAACCAAACAGCCACCCCAGATTGCATGTTCAAGCTTGAGCCCAACGCCGGGTACCAAAGCTgtctttcaaaaacaaaaagcgACCTTATTGTAGCTACTGTTCTGTCAGCCATGATCGGCTCCATTGCTATGGGAATTCTTGCTAACCTTCCCTTAGCCTTGGCTCCTGCCATGGGCGCTAATGCATACCTCGCCTACAACATAGTCGGCTTTCATGGTTCTGGGGCCGTCTCCTACCAGACTGCGTTGGCAGTGGTCTTGGTTGAAG GTTGTGCCTTTTTCGCAATATCTGCTATTGGCCTCCGCGCAAAGCTATCCAAGCTAATTCCACGTCCAGTTCGGCTTGCGAGTGCAGCAGGGATCGGTCTTTTCATTGCATTTGTAGGCTTACAAGTGCAGCAAGGAGTAGGCCTTGTTGGTCCTGATTCCTCTACATTGGTGACCATCACTGCCTGCGCTAATACAAACCCAGTAACTGGTGAGTGCAATGGTGGAAAGTTGCAGAGCCCGAAATTCTGGCTTGGAGTGGTTGGCTTCATGATCACATCTTTTGGGTCAATGAAGGAGATCAAGGGTAGCATGATATATGGCATTCTTTTTGTGACATTTATATCATGGTTTAGGGGCACCTCAGTGACAAATTTTCCCAACACCCCACTTGGTGACAACAACTACAACTACTTCAAAAAAGTTGTTGATTTTCACAAAATCAAATCCACAGCTGGGGCTATTAGCTTTAGAAATTTCAACAGAAGTGAGGTTTGGGTGGCATTGGCAACCTTGTTCTATGTCGATGTTCTTTCCATCACAGGCACAATGCACACAATGGCTGAGATTGGAGGGTTTGCTAATGATGAAGGAGGCTTTGAAGGTGAGTACTTGGCCTACTTGGTTGATGCAGGCTCCACAGTCATGGCGTCGACATTGGGAGTTTCCACGGTTGCCACTTACGTGGAGTCATCGGCGGGGATAAGAGAAGGCGGCCGGACAGGATTGACGGCCGTGATCGTCGGTTTATATTTCTTCATTTCGCTGTTTTTCATCCCACTGTTTTCCAGCGTTCCTCCATGGGCTATTGGCCCTTCGCTTGTCATGGTTGGGGTGATGATGATGAAGGTGGTGAAGGACATAGATTGGAACAATATGAAGGATGCAGCCCCTGCTTTTGTGACCATGCTTCTCATGCCACTAACTTATTCCATTGCAAATGGGATCATTGGTGGGATTGGGCTCTACATTGCTCTTAGCCTCTATGATTTTGTTGTGGGCTCGTTAAGGTGGCTGATCAAGATGAGAAGGAGGGTGGTTGAGGAACAAAATCAAGTGTCTGCTACAGTTGGTGTAGATCCAACAGTTGAAGCTGTCTAA
- the LOC133874540 gene encoding B3 domain-containing protein At4g34400-like: MACKVEACPECTQKCLLVHGKKKNLSPLVTSFFKVMIGDRFSQVLFLPPKFAATVSSLVNQKTFLEDSSGQQWGVTISNLNGSLAFEQGWSSFSSDHGLQVGDFVIFNYIMGSHFDVKIFDTTGCEKIDFPENSNAKKRARLNWTCTAKHGKRHTIGEGSMSKYSSSISIGSVSDVEISQSQCEGNDVELILKAPENILNSEKSKERAKPVSKAEYIEEPYYIIDRDFRDKQGNDRSSVLDLFSFETINDVTNKAAVEDARFPSHTEAPMRSQIETCLVVKDPVKRGGVSRVAPADAPDFETIEKKASLLDKISCDDKTSWHLLTKLAVRLEENEENMSNISNRGITRCPIAEGSGAAVSSKIIKEEQVGITPDLCSHKKIIQEICGNESNVIKEEHNQSSYMIVRDKDIVPGGVKVEPIVLVSSPIRVVATESQSFLELPACLPSSYQGRAKLQRRVVLLRDPAMRLWPVLYHERSCFRVLTNGWEAFSKANGIQPGDECVFGVESDSEGIYGVHIARR, translated from the exons ATGGCTTGTAAGGTGGAAGCTTGTCCGGAGTGCACCCAGAAATGTTTACTGGTTCAtgggaagaagaaaaacttaTCACCTCTAGTCACCTCTTTTTTCAAAGTCATGATTGGTGATCGGTTTTCACAAGTCTTG TTTTTGCCTCCTAAATTTGCTGCTACAGTGTCATCATTGGTTAATCAGAAAACGTTTCTTGAGGACTCAAGTGGGCAGCAATGGGGAGTAACAATATCCAATCTTAATGGCTCTCTCGCTTTTGAACAAGGATGGAGTTCCTTTTCATCAGACCATGGCTTACAAGTTGGagattttgtgattttcaatTACATTATGGGATCACACTTTGATGTTAAGATTTTTGATACAACTGGGTgtgaaaaaatagattttccTGAGAACAGCAATGCCAAGAAAAGAGCTAGGCTTAATTGGACTTGTACTGCCAAACATGGCAAACGCCACACAATTGGTGAAGGTTCAATGAGTAAATACAGTTCAAGCATCTCCATTGGATCTGTGTCAGATGTAGAAATTAGTCAAAGCCAATGTGAGGGAAATGATGTGGAACTAATACTAAAAGCccctgaaaatattttgaatagTGAGAAGAGCAAGGAAAGGGCCAAACCTGTGTCCAAAGCAGAATACATTGAAGAGCCATATTACATTATTGATCGAGACTTTAGAGACAAACAAGGAAATGACAGGAGCTCTGTACTTGACTTGTTTAGCTTTGAAACAATTAATGATGTTACAAATAAAGCTGCAGTTGAAGATGCAAGATTCCCTAGTCATACTGAAGCACCAATGAGGTCTCAAATCGAAACCTGCTTAGTTGTCAAAGATCCAGTGAAAAGGGGGGGAGTGAGTAGAGTCGCACCTGCAGATGCACCAGACTTTGAAACGATTGAGAAGAAGGCATCCCTTTTGGATAAAATATCTTGTGATGACAAGACATCTTGGCATCTCTTGACCAAATTGGCTGTGAgacttgaagaaaatgaagagaacATGTCTAACATATCAAATAGAGGAATTACAAGGTGCCCGATTGCCGAGGGATCAGGCGCTGCAGTATCAA gtaaaataattaaagaagagCAAGTGGGGATAACTCCAGATTTATGCAGTCATAAGAAGATAATTCAAGAAATATGTG GGAATGAGTCAAATGTGATTAAGGAGGAGCATAATCAGAGTTCTTATATGATTGTAAGAGATAAAGATATTGTTCCTGGAGGGGTGAAAGTTGAACCTATCGTCTTAGTTTCCTCGCCAATTAGAGTGGTGGCCACAGAAAGTCAATCTTTTCTT GAGTTGCCTGCATGTTTGCCATCTTCTTACCAGGGAAGAGCAAAACTGCAAAGGAGGGTTGTTCTCCTGCGAGATCCAGCTATGAGATTGTGGCCGGTACTCTACCATGAGAGGTCTTGTTTCAGAGTTTTGACAAATGGTTGGGAAGCTTTTAGCAAGGCAAATGGCATTCAACCTGGAGACGAGTGTGTTTTTGGGGTTGAGAGTGACTCGGAGGGTATATATGGTGTCCATATCGCCCGAAGGTAA
- the LOC133875480 gene encoding E3 ubiquitin-protein ligase AIRP2-like, giving the protein MLDYYQQLAARPSYQDSLKVLEADIQHANVLAASIPRGKGGACLQMRLVYNHLAPLLLFLLQWMDCSCTCLLSSYLNLFQIIIYEVRPDGKPNSSSCGRRATIKEFYSVILPSLQRLNADSSELDITQEEASGLKMVVRKKLENKRKISDVDLDREDECGICLESCTKMVVPDCCHAMCINCYRDWNTRSESCPFCRGSLKRVDSGDLWVLTCSSDVVDTQTVLKEDMLRFSLYINSLPRDIPDALFLMYYEYLI; this is encoded by the exons ATGCTTGATTACTATCAGCAGCTTGCTGCTAGACCCTCTTATCAAGATTCCCTTAAGGTTCTTGAGGCTGATATTCAGCATGCCAATGTGCt GGCAGCTTCTATTCCAAGAGGCAAGGGTGGTGCCTGCCTTCAAATGAGATTGGTTTACAATCATTTGGCACCCCTTTTACTGTTTTTGCTTCAGTGGATGGATTGCTCATGTACTTGTCTACTTTCAAGTTATTTAAACctttttcaaataattatataCGAG GTGCGCCCTGATGGAAAGCCAAATTCCTCTTCATGTGGAAGGAGAGCTACTATCAAAGAATTCTATT CTGTTATATTACCATCTCTTCAGCGTCTCAATGCTGACTCATCAGAGTTGGATATTACACAAGAGGAAGCTAGCGGCCTCAAGATGGTTGTGAGGAAGAAGTTGGAAAATAAGAGGAAGATTTCAGATGTGGACTTGGATAGAGAAGATGAGTGTGGCATCTGCTTGGAGTCTTGCACTAAAATGGTTGTGCCAGATTGCTGCCACGCCATGTGCATCAACTGTTACCGCGACTG GAACACAAGGTCAGAATCTTGCCCATTTTGCCGGGGAAGTTTAAAGAGAGTGGATTCGGGAGACTTGTGGGTTCTGACATGCAGTAGTGATGTAGTTGACACTCAAACTGTGTTGAAGGAGGATATGTTGCGCTTCTCTCTTTATATAAACAGCCTTCCTAGGGATATCCCAGATGCTCTGTTCTTAATGTATTACGAGTACTTAATTTAA
- the LOC133875724 gene encoding GDSL esterase/lipase At3g48460, whose translation MAFYFTSFFIITITAIFILACSASAATDQRNPNPRRPFKKIYAFGDSFTDTGNTKSITGPSGFGHVSNPPYGSTFFHRPTNRYSDGRLVIDFVAEALSLPYLPPYRNIKAAGNASFGVNFAVGGSTAINHAFFVKNNLSLDITPESIQTQFLWFNKFLESQGYCTGEAASDCKEAFDDALVWVGEIGINDYAYCIGSSIPDDTIQKLAITTFTEFLQSLLKKGAKYVVVQGLPLTGCLPLAMVLFPEDDRDDIGCVKSVNKQSYNHNAALQAKLQGLRRQFPHAIITYADYWTAYRTVMENPSRYGFKESFKACCGTGEPYNFDILNTCGTPSAKACPNPSQYINWDGVHLTEAMYKVVSNMFLNGTLTHPPFSYLLDRKKQVG comes from the exons ATGGCTTTCTATTTCACATCTTTCTTCATAATTACCATCACCGCCATTTTCATCCTCGCTTGCTCAGCTTCTGCTGCAACTGATCAAAGAAACCCAAACCCGCGACGTCCCTTCAAGAAGATCTACGCCTTTGGTGACTCGTTCACAGACACCGGCAACACAAAGTCCATCACCGGCCCAAGTGGTTTCGGCCACGTGTCGAACCCTCCATACGGAAGCACCTTCTTTCACCGCCCAACCAACCGGTACTCCGATGGACGGCTCGTGATCGACTTTGTAGCAGAAGCACTGTCATTACCTTACTTGCCACCTTACCGGAACATCAAGGCGGCCGGGAATGCTTCGTTCGGGGTGAACTTTGCTGTTGGCGGTTCCACGGCTATAAACCATGCATTCTTTGTGAAGAACAACCTCAGCCTTGATATAACTCCTGAATCTATCCAAACCCAGTTCCTTTGGTTCAACAAATTCTTGGAGAGTCAGGGGTACTGTACTGGAGAGGCAGCATCAGATTGCAAAGAAGCGTTCGACGATGCACTTGTCTGGGTTGGTGAAATTGGAATCAATGACTACGCATACTGCATTGGATCTTCTATACCAGATGACACCATCCAAAAGCTTGCTATCACAACCTTTACTGAGTTTTTACAG TCATTGCTGAAGAAGGGTGCAAAATATGTGGTCGTCCAAGGTCTTCCATTAACGGGGTGCCTGCCGCTGGCCATGGTACTGTTTCCTGAAGATGATAGAGACGACATTGGGTGTGTGAAGAGCGTGAACAAGCAGAGCTACAACCACAATGCAGCCCTCCAGGCAAAGTTGCAGGGCCTCAGGAGGCAGTTTCCCCATGCCATAATCACCTACGCTGATTACTGGACGGCCTACCGGACGGTCATGGAGAATCCGAGTAGATACGGATTCAAGGAGAGTTTCAAAGCATGCTGTGGAACAGGTGAACCATACAACTTCGATATACTCAATACATGTGGCACGCCTTCTGCCAAAGCCTGCCCAAATCCTTCACAATACATCAACTGGGATGGGGTGCACCTCACTGAAGCTATGTACAAGGTGGTCTCAAACATGTTCCTCAATGGAACTCTTACTCACCCTCCGTTCAGTTACTTGTTGGACAGAAAGAAACAAGTAGGGTGA